Proteins encoded by one window of Streptomyces sp. NBC_01477:
- a CDS encoding DUF3291 domain-containing protein, whose protein sequence is MPRLALYTFGVLKSPLADPAPLTREFQDSGGPVYQKIGGHPGYLGRAEPADGGRGTLFDLDWGAWGEFAVPTWYDKGRTVETIALAATLSLWTDLRAAFDAVYTGLHRKALNRRHDWFERTGHPSHVFWWVSDSAIPIWQDGVSRLDHLHDHGSTPHAFTFHRSFAPEGTPTSVKDIGPTSDQVH, encoded by the coding sequence ATGCCCCGACTCGCGCTGTACACATTCGGCGTCCTGAAATCACCTCTCGCCGATCCCGCACCCCTCACGCGCGAATTCCAGGACAGCGGCGGGCCCGTCTACCAGAAGATCGGCGGGCACCCCGGGTACCTCGGCCGTGCTGAACCGGCGGACGGCGGCCGGGGCACACTCTTCGACCTGGACTGGGGCGCGTGGGGGGAGTTCGCCGTACCGACCTGGTACGACAAGGGCCGTACGGTGGAGACCATCGCCCTGGCCGCGACCCTCTCGCTCTGGACCGACCTGCGCGCCGCCTTCGACGCCGTCTACACCGGTCTGCACCGTAAGGCGCTGAACAGGCGTCACGACTGGTTCGAGAGAACAGGACACCCCAGTCACGTGTTCTGGTGGGTCTCCGACAGCGCGATACCCATCTGGCAGGACGGGGTTTCCAGGCTGGACCACCTCCACGACCACGGCTCCACGCCGCACGCCTTCACCTTCCACCGGTCGTTCGCCCCTGAGGGAACTCCGACCAGCGTCAAAGACATCGGGCCGACGAGCGACCAGGTCCACTGA
- a CDS encoding response regulator transcription factor: protein MTDTGSASPDSPRFTDPAQSPESGRRVRVVLVDDHRMFRTGVQAEIGTTAETGVEVVGEAADVDQAVSVVTATRPEVVLLDVHLPGGGGVEVLRRCATLAADPDQPVRFLALSVSDAADDVIGVIRGGARGYVTKTITGPDLINSIFRVRDGDAVFSPRLAGFVLDAFASTDAPPVDEDLDRLTQREREVLRLIARGYAYKEIAKQLFISVKTVESHVSAVLRKLQLSNRHELTRWATARRLV from the coding sequence ATGACGGACACAGGTTCGGCTTCGCCGGATTCGCCGAGGTTCACGGACCCGGCGCAGTCCCCCGAGAGCGGGCGGCGGGTACGGGTGGTGCTGGTGGACGACCACCGGATGTTCCGCACCGGAGTGCAGGCCGAGATCGGCACCACCGCGGAGACCGGCGTCGAGGTGGTCGGCGAGGCGGCCGACGTCGACCAGGCGGTCAGCGTCGTCACCGCGACCCGCCCCGAGGTCGTCCTGCTCGACGTCCACCTGCCCGGCGGCGGCGGTGTCGAGGTCCTGCGCCGCTGCGCGACCCTGGCCGCCGACCCCGACCAGCCGGTGCGCTTCCTCGCGCTGTCCGTCTCCGACGCGGCCGACGACGTCATCGGCGTCATCCGCGGCGGCGCCCGCGGCTATGTGACCAAGACCATCACGGGCCCGGACCTGATCAACTCCATCTTCCGGGTGCGCGACGGCGACGCCGTCTTCTCCCCCCGCCTGGCCGGCTTCGTCCTCGACGCCTTCGCCTCCACCGACGCCCCGCCGGTGGACGAGGACCTGGACCGCCTCACCCAGCGCGAACGCGAGGTCCTGCGGCTGATCGCCCGCGGCTACGCGTACAAGGAGATCGCCAAGCAGCTCTTCATCTCGGTGAAGACCGTCGAGTCCCACGTCTCGGCGGTGCTGCGCAAGCTCCAGCTCTCCAACCGCCACGAACTCACCCGCTGGGCGACGGCCCGCCGCCTGGTGTAG
- a CDS encoding PspC domain-containing protein, producing the protein MSASSAPPGAPPGASTGASTGVTTGASFLKPPDPAQAGVRKLYRSSEGRMVGGAARGLAGHLGLPVLWVRALFLVLAAFNGIGLLLYAVFWFFVPLGIGGVAEAKEPRDARSWLAGRRPDKGQVMALIALAIGTGILIDNLNLGAANRAVWPLLVIALGVSLVWRQADNARKARWVEMSHGKRFWPLVRAAGGVALVIAGVTGFIVVRGTGSHLGGILQAALAVLVGVALIAGPYLVRMTQDLSAERLMRIRAQERAEVAAHVHDSVLHTLTLIQRNADDPREVSRLARAQERELRAWLYRPEGTGRDDEPTTLAAAVRAAAAEVEDAHGVPVEVVCVGDCPLDDRLVATMQAAREAMVNGAKYGGGGAVQVYAEVEDGRIFVSVRDHGPGFDLDAVPDDRMGVRESIIGRMRRNGGEARLRPAPGGGTEVELEMERATT; encoded by the coding sequence ATGTCAGCGAGCAGCGCCCCGCCCGGTGCGCCCCCGGGTGCCTCCACAGGCGCGTCCACCGGGGTGACCACCGGTGCGTCCTTCCTCAAGCCGCCCGACCCCGCGCAGGCCGGTGTGCGCAAGCTCTACCGCAGCTCCGAGGGCCGGATGGTCGGCGGCGCAGCCCGCGGGCTGGCCGGGCACCTCGGACTGCCCGTGCTGTGGGTGCGGGCGCTCTTCCTGGTGCTGGCCGCCTTCAACGGCATCGGCCTGCTGCTCTACGCCGTCTTCTGGTTCTTCGTGCCGCTGGGCATCGGCGGTGTCGCCGAGGCGAAGGAGCCGCGCGACGCCCGCTCCTGGCTGGCCGGGCGGCGGCCCGACAAGGGCCAGGTCATGGCGCTGATCGCGCTCGCGATCGGCACCGGCATCCTGATCGACAACCTCAACCTCGGCGCCGCCAACCGCGCGGTCTGGCCGCTGCTGGTCATCGCGCTCGGCGTGTCCCTGGTGTGGCGGCAGGCCGACAACGCCCGCAAGGCCCGCTGGGTCGAGATGAGCCACGGCAAGCGCTTCTGGCCGCTGGTACGGGCGGCCGGCGGGGTCGCGCTGGTCATCGCGGGTGTCACCGGCTTCATCGTGGTGCGCGGCACCGGCAGCCACCTCGGCGGCATCCTCCAGGCCGCGCTCGCCGTCCTGGTCGGGGTCGCGCTGATCGCCGGCCCCTACCTGGTGCGGATGACGCAGGACCTGTCGGCGGAGCGGCTGATGCGGATCCGCGCGCAGGAGCGGGCCGAGGTCGCCGCGCACGTGCACGACTCGGTGCTGCACACCCTGACCCTGATCCAGCGCAACGCGGACGACCCGCGCGAGGTCTCCCGGCTGGCCCGCGCCCAGGAACGCGAGTTGCGCGCCTGGCTCTACCGCCCCGAGGGCACCGGCCGCGACGACGAGCCGACGACGCTGGCCGCCGCCGTACGCGCCGCCGCCGCCGAGGTCGAGGACGCGCACGGGGTGCCGGTCGAGGTGGTCTGCGTCGGCGACTGCCCGCTCGACGACCGCCTCGTGGCGACGATGCAGGCCGCGCGGGAGGCCATGGTGAACGGCGCCAAGTACGGTGGCGGCGGGGCCGTCCAGGTCTACGCCGAGGTCGAGGACGGCAGGATCTTCGTGTCGGTACGCGACCACGGCCCCGGCTTCGACCTCGACGCGGTGCCGGACGACCGGATGGGCGTCAGAGAATCGATCATCGGCCGGATGCGGCGCAACGGCGGCGAGGCCAGGCTGCGCCCCGCGCCCGGCGGCGGCACGGAAGTCGAACTTGAGATGGAGAGGGCCACGACATGA
- a CDS encoding PspC domain-containing protein, translating to MTEDPHDEPPPTGATRAPSPGEEGRGDVARPRITRGREHKVLAGVCDGAGRYFGVDPVIFRIVLAVLSLTGGIGLIIYGMGWLVIPQEGEDQSEAHRLMSGRIEGAPLTAVLMALVGCGLYASMLGNGANQAFSLILLFATAGAVYWSQQRRRAPGEAAASATAAAVADAPPAVQAPPEPGGSPSWWRDPLSKEPAYLWGPDDGPYGEPERQAWRARKKAVKAGQERSWPFSLAVLLLALTGLGVGTGVSWPHQPAGASLEIGLAAVLGVLGTAFVIASFAGRAKGGTVFFSVLTLAALVGTTALPRTGHGFGSTTWRPVSAPGVQQLYERGAGRGLLDLSGLTLDGGTVRTHLKVGAGQAEVLLPPGATVVLDYDLGVGETVLPGKVNDGVDVKTGQHRTVTLPPAPGTSPAGTIDLRVEVGVGQLKVVR from the coding sequence ATGACGGAAGACCCGCACGACGAGCCGCCGCCGACCGGTGCGACCCGCGCCCCCTCCCCCGGCGAGGAGGGCCGGGGCGACGTGGCCAGGCCGCGTATCACCCGGGGCCGGGAGCACAAGGTGCTGGCCGGCGTCTGCGACGGCGCCGGCCGCTACTTCGGCGTCGACCCGGTGATCTTCCGTATCGTGCTGGCGGTGCTGTCGCTGACCGGCGGCATCGGTCTGATCATCTACGGCATGGGCTGGCTGGTCATCCCGCAGGAGGGCGAGGACCAGAGCGAGGCGCACCGGCTGATGTCGGGGCGGATCGAGGGCGCGCCGCTGACCGCGGTGCTGATGGCGCTGGTCGGCTGCGGCCTGTACGCCTCGATGCTCGGCAACGGCGCCAACCAGGCCTTCTCGCTGATCCTGCTGTTCGCCACGGCCGGCGCCGTCTACTGGTCGCAGCAGCGCAGGCGGGCGCCGGGCGAGGCCGCCGCGTCCGCCACGGCCGCGGCGGTCGCGGACGCGCCGCCCGCGGTCCAGGCGCCGCCCGAGCCGGGCGGCTCGCCGTCCTGGTGGCGGGACCCGCTGTCGAAGGAGCCGGCGTATCTGTGGGGTCCGGACGACGGCCCGTACGGCGAGCCCGAACGGCAGGCGTGGCGGGCGCGCAAGAAGGCGGTCAAGGCGGGGCAGGAGCGGTCGTGGCCCTTCTCGCTCGCTGTCCTCCTGCTCGCGCTGACCGGGCTCGGGGTCGGCACCGGGGTGTCCTGGCCGCACCAACCGGCGGGCGCCAGCCTGGAGATCGGGCTCGCCGCGGTGCTCGGCGTGCTCGGCACCGCCTTCGTGATCGCGTCCTTCGCCGGGCGCGCCAAGGGCGGCACGGTCTTCTTCTCGGTACTGACGCTGGCCGCCCTGGTCGGCACCACCGCCCTGCCCAGGACCGGCCACGGCTTCGGCAGCACCACCTGGCGGCCGGTGAGCGCGCCGGGCGTGCAGCAGCTGTACGAACGCGGCGCGGGCCGCGGCCTGCTCGACCTGAGCGGGCTGACGCTGGACGGCGGCACCGTGCGCACCCACCTCAAGGTGGGCGCGGGCCAGGCGGAGGTGCTGCTGCCCCCGGGCGCCACGGTGGTGCTCGACTACGACCTCGGCGTCGGCGAGACCGTGCTGCCGGGAAAGGTGAACGACGGCGTGGACGTCAAGACCGGCCAGCACCGCACGGTGACCCTGCCCCCGGCCCCCGGCACTTCGCCGGCGGGCACCATCGACCTGCGGGTCGAAGTCGGCGTCGGCCAGCTGAAGGTGGTCCGATGA
- a CDS encoding DoxX family membrane protein encodes MRDTIDIWRETARRHALLPLRIFLGVTFTYAGLDKLTSDTFFTDGANGSLVQILHGSHDTAAIPAMIDLALKAPHPFGYAIALGELAAGLGTLFGLLGRVAAAGGAAISLSLWLTVSWSTTPYYYGNDLAYLMAWLPLVLAGAPSLSLDRWLGRRREPAADVPAARTAAATGAAAHGGPVRSVPPA; translated from the coding sequence ATGCGCGACACGATCGACATCTGGCGGGAGACCGCTCGGCGCCATGCGCTGCTGCCGTTGCGGATCTTTCTCGGCGTGACCTTCACCTACGCCGGGCTGGACAAGCTGACCAGCGACACCTTCTTCACCGACGGCGCCAACGGGTCGCTGGTGCAGATCCTGCACGGGTCGCACGACACGGCCGCGATCCCGGCGATGATCGACCTGGCGCTCAAGGCACCGCACCCGTTCGGGTACGCGATCGCGCTGGGCGAGCTGGCCGCCGGGCTCGGGACGCTGTTCGGGCTGCTGGGGCGGGTGGCGGCGGCCGGCGGCGCGGCGATCTCGCTGAGCCTGTGGCTGACGGTGAGCTGGTCCACGACGCCGTACTACTACGGCAACGACCTGGCGTATCTGATGGCGTGGCTGCCCCTGGTGCTGGCCGGGGCGCCCTCGCTGTCGCTGGACCGGTGGCTCGGGCGGCGCCGGGAGCCCGCCGCGGACGTGCCCGCCGCACGGACCGCCGCGGCTACGGGCGCCGCCGCGCACGGCGGGCCCGTGCGCTCCGTACCGCCTGCGTGA
- the guaA gene encoding glutamine-hydrolyzing GMP synthase produces the protein MASATPAAPDRSTESPEDGTDTVLVVDFGAQYAQLIARRVREARVYSEIVPSTMPVAEMLAKGPKAIILSGGPSSVYEPGAPTLDRALFEAGVPVFGMCYGFQLMATTLGGTVDNTGAREYGRTDLTVSKPGSTLFEGTPADQSVWMSHGDACSAAPEGFAVTASTGVVPVAAFENDERRLYGVQYHPEVLHTTHGQQILEHFLYRGAGLAPTWTTTNVVDEQVALIRAQVGSSRAICGLSGGVDSAVAAALVQRAIGSQLTCVYVDHGLMRKGETEQVEKDFVAATGVQLKVVDASERFLAALDGVSDPEQKRKIIGREFIRVFEQAQAEIVAEAPGDQPVEFLVQGTLYPDVVESGGGTGTANIKSHHNVGGLPEDLEFQLVEPLRKLFKDEVRMVGQELGLPEEIVQRQPFPGPGLGIRIVGAVTRERLDLLREADAIAREELTAAGLDREIWQCPVVLLADVRSVGVQGDGRTYGHPIVLRPVSSEDAMTADWSRLPYDTLARISTRITNEVKDVNRVTLDITSKPPGTIEWE, from the coding sequence GTGGCATCAGCGACCCCCGCCGCCCCCGACCGCAGCACCGAGTCGCCCGAGGACGGTACGGACACCGTTCTCGTGGTCGACTTCGGGGCGCAGTATGCCCAGCTCATCGCCCGCAGGGTGCGTGAGGCCCGGGTGTACAGCGAGATCGTGCCCTCGACCATGCCGGTCGCCGAGATGCTGGCGAAAGGCCCGAAGGCGATCATCCTGTCCGGCGGGCCCTCGTCGGTCTACGAGCCGGGCGCGCCGACCCTGGACCGGGCGCTGTTCGAGGCCGGGGTGCCGGTCTTCGGCATGTGCTACGGCTTCCAGCTGATGGCCACCACGCTCGGCGGCACCGTCGACAACACCGGGGCGCGCGAGTACGGCCGCACCGACCTCACCGTGTCCAAGCCGGGCTCGACGCTCTTCGAGGGCACCCCCGCCGACCAGTCGGTGTGGATGTCGCACGGCGACGCGTGCTCGGCGGCGCCCGAGGGCTTCGCCGTGACCGCGTCCACCGGTGTCGTACCGGTCGCCGCGTTCGAGAACGACGAGCGGCGGCTCTACGGCGTGCAGTACCACCCCGAGGTGCTGCACACCACGCACGGCCAGCAGATCCTTGAGCACTTCCTCTACCGCGGCGCGGGCCTGGCCCCGACCTGGACCACCACCAACGTGGTGGACGAGCAGGTCGCCCTGATCCGCGCCCAGGTCGGCAGCAGCCGGGCGATCTGCGGCCTGTCCGGCGGCGTGGACTCCGCGGTCGCCGCCGCTCTGGTCCAAAGGGCCATCGGCAGCCAGCTGACCTGCGTCTACGTCGACCACGGGCTGATGCGCAAGGGTGAGACCGAGCAGGTCGAGAAGGACTTCGTGGCCGCGACCGGCGTGCAGCTCAAGGTCGTGGACGCCTCCGAGCGCTTCCTGGCCGCGCTGGACGGGGTGTCGGACCCGGAGCAGAAGCGCAAGATCATCGGCCGGGAGTTCATCCGGGTCTTCGAGCAGGCGCAGGCGGAGATCGTCGCCGAGGCCCCCGGCGACCAGCCGGTGGAGTTCCTGGTGCAGGGCACCCTCTACCCCGACGTGGTCGAGTCCGGCGGCGGCACCGGCACCGCCAACATCAAGTCGCACCACAATGTCGGCGGCCTCCCCGAGGACCTGGAATTCCAGCTGGTCGAGCCGCTGCGCAAGCTCTTCAAGGACGAGGTCCGGATGGTCGGCCAGGAGCTGGGCCTGCCCGAGGAGATCGTCCAGCGCCAGCCCTTCCCCGGCCCCGGCCTGGGCATCCGCATCGTCGGCGCGGTCACCCGCGAGCGCCTCGACCTGCTCCGCGAGGCCGACGCCATCGCCCGCGAGGAGCTGACCGCGGCCGGCCTCGACCGCGAGATCTGGCAGTGCCCGGTGGTCCTGCTCGCCGACGTCCGCTCGGTCGGCGTCCAGGGCGACGGCCGCACCTACGGCCACCCCATCGTGCTGCGCCCGGTCTCCTCCGAGGACGCGATGACCGCCGACTGGTCCCGGCTGCCCTACGACACGCTGGCCCGGATCTCCACCCGGATCACCAACGAGGTCAAGGACGTCAACCGGGTCACCCTGGACATCACGAGCAAGCCCCCGGGCACCATCGAGTGGGAGTGA
- a CDS encoding chorismate mutase, with amino-acid sequence MTTPVPVPAPAPVPVPVPEQADASAPTGHGPGADPGPDEVIAANRALIDGLDGRIIALVQERMAVSRAVQQARIGSGGRRVHLARELEILRTYGDALGRPGTSVAMTLLELCRGSV; translated from the coding sequence GTGACCACACCCGTACCCGTACCGGCGCCCGCGCCCGTACCCGTGCCCGTACCCGAGCAGGCGGATGCCTCCGCGCCGACCGGGCACGGTCCCGGCGCCGACCCGGGTCCCGATGAGGTGATCGCGGCGAACCGGGCCCTTATCGACGGGCTCGACGGCCGGATCATCGCGCTGGTCCAGGAGCGGATGGCGGTGTCGCGGGCGGTGCAGCAGGCCAGGATCGGGTCCGGCGGGCGCCGGGTGCACCTGGCGCGGGAGCTGGAGATCCTGCGCACCTACGGCGACGCGCTCGGCCGGCCCGGCACGTCGGTGGCGATGACGCTGCTCGAACTGTGCCGGGGCAGCGTATGA
- a CDS encoding GMC family oxidoreductase, whose protein sequence is MSRPAHPTEDDVSEEDGYDYDVVVIGSGFGGAVSALRLTEKGYRVGVLEAGRRFAREELPKNSWDFRNYLWAPALGLYGIQRIHVLGNVLVLAGAGVGGGSLNYANTLYVPPAAFFQDPQWGRITDWQAELAPYYDQAKRMLGVRVNPTLTPSDVHLRDAAEEMGVGDTFHLAPVGVFFGDGKDAEGAGSAEGEGTHKAAPGEEVPDPYFGGAGPARRACIECGECMTGCRHGAKNTLNENYLHLAQKAGAVVHPMTTVVDLAEDARGGYQVTAVPTDQRRKGGRQVLRARQVVVAAGTYGTQTLLHAMRDAGRLPGISARLGELTRTNSEALVGAQTSPGRYRKKYPDRPLDFTRGVAITSSVHPNDHTHIEPVRYGRGSNSMGSMSVPAAPYGGKAPRWLEILGHNLLHPVVTFRSLSNYRWSERTIIGLVMQTSDNSLITYRKTKGLGKGLLTARQGHGEPNPVHIPEGAQAARLIAAQINGFAGTNIGEATQRPMTAHFLGGCPIGEDAEHGVIDPYHRLFGHPGIHVVDGAAVSANLGVNPSLTITAQVERAMSLWPNKGEADPRPDQGEAYRRIAAVRPAAPVVPEDAFGGLRLPLLPIPAVPPVRTVPDKSL, encoded by the coding sequence CTGAGCCGGCCGGCCCACCCCACGGAGGACGATGTGTCAGAGGAAGACGGCTACGACTACGACGTCGTGGTGATCGGTTCCGGCTTCGGCGGTGCCGTCTCGGCGCTGCGGCTGACCGAGAAGGGTTACCGGGTCGGCGTGCTGGAGGCCGGCCGCCGCTTCGCCCGGGAGGAACTGCCGAAGAACTCCTGGGACTTCCGCAATTACCTGTGGGCGCCCGCCCTCGGCCTCTACGGCATCCAGCGCATCCACGTGCTGGGCAATGTGCTGGTGCTGGCCGGCGCCGGGGTCGGCGGCGGTTCGCTGAACTACGCCAACACCCTCTATGTGCCGCCCGCCGCCTTCTTCCAGGACCCGCAGTGGGGCCGGATCACCGACTGGCAGGCGGAGTTGGCGCCGTACTACGACCAGGCCAAGCGCATGCTCGGGGTGCGGGTCAATCCGACGCTCACGCCCTCCGACGTCCACCTGCGGGACGCGGCCGAGGAGATGGGCGTCGGCGACACCTTCCACCTGGCCCCGGTCGGCGTCTTCTTCGGCGACGGAAAGGACGCGGAGGGCGCGGGATCCGCGGAGGGGGAGGGTACGCACAAGGCCGCGCCCGGCGAAGAGGTCCCCGACCCGTACTTCGGCGGGGCCGGGCCGGCCCGCAGGGCCTGCATCGAGTGCGGGGAGTGCATGACCGGCTGCCGGCACGGCGCCAAGAACACCCTCAACGAGAACTATCTGCACCTCGCGCAGAAGGCCGGCGCGGTGGTCCACCCGATGACCACCGTCGTGGACCTCGCCGAGGACGCGCGGGGCGGCTACCAGGTCACCGCCGTCCCCACCGACCAGCGCAGGAAGGGCGGGCGGCAGGTGCTGCGCGCCCGCCAGGTGGTCGTCGCGGCGGGCACGTACGGAACGCAGACGCTGCTGCACGCGATGCGCGACGCGGGCCGGCTGCCCGGCATCTCGGCGCGGCTCGGCGAGCTGACCCGGACGAATTCCGAGGCCCTGGTCGGCGCCCAGACCTCGCCCGGCCGCTACCGCAAGAAGTACCCGGACCGCCCGCTGGACTTCACCCGGGGCGTGGCGATCACCTCGTCGGTGCACCCCAACGACCACACCCACATCGAGCCGGTCCGCTACGGCCGCGGCTCCAACTCGATGGGCTCGATGTCGGTGCCGGCCGCGCCCTACGGCGGCAAGGCGCCGCGCTGGCTGGAGATCCTCGGCCACAACCTGCTGCACCCGGTGGTGACCTTCCGGTCGCTGTCGAACTACCGCTGGTCGGAGCGCACCATCATCGGCCTGGTCATGCAGACCAGCGACAATTCGCTGATCACGTACCGCAAGACCAAGGGCCTGGGCAAGGGCCTGCTGACGGCGCGGCAAGGCCACGGCGAGCCGAACCCGGTGCACATTCCCGAGGGGGCGCAGGCGGCCCGGCTGATCGCCGCGCAGATCAACGGTTTCGCGGGCACCAACATCGGCGAGGCCACCCAGCGGCCGATGACCGCGCACTTCCTGGGCGGCTGCCCGATCGGCGAGGACGCCGAGCACGGCGTGATCGACCCGTACCACCGGCTGTTCGGGCATCCGGGCATCCATGTGGTGGACGGCGCGGCCGTGTCGGCGAATCTCGGCGTCAATCCGTCGCTGACGATCACCGCGCAGGTGGAGCGGGCGATGTCGCTGTGGCCGAACAAGGGCGAGGCGGACCCGCGGCCGGACCAGGGCGAGGCCTACCGCAGGATCGCCGCGGTCAGGCCGGCCGCCCCGGTGGTCCCGGAGGACGCCTTCGGCGGTCTGCGGCTGCCGCTGCTCCCGATTCCGGCGGTGCCGCCGGTGCGTACCGTTCCTGACAAATCGCTCTGA
- a CDS encoding succinic semialdehyde dehydrogenase, whose protein sequence is MTDSPKPAAATAATAATATPAAAAGATAPPGGNPVAPAGTRGPQDVVTPEVLARLTRGLRGEGRTVSHTPLTGDRLAEYPEASPQDVAEAFRAARTAQRAWAATPARERAGVLLRFHDLILARQSDLLDLIQVETGKARLHAHEELQVVAMSARHYGRKAPAYLAPKRHQGAIPTLTRTVELRQPRGVVGQIAPWNYPFELSVGDALPALAAGNAVVMKPDTETALTALWAREQMIEAGLPEGVWQIVIGDGPVVGPALVDHADYVSFTGSTRTGREVAQRAAARLIGASLELGGKNALLVLRDADLDKAAEGAVRACFASAGQLCISIERLYVDESVADAFLARFTERTRALRLGTALAYGAGMGSLVGPRQLDVVTRHVDEAREKGAQVLAGGRARPDIGPYVYEPTVLDGVEPPMAVCAEETFGPVVSVYRFRDEEEAVERANATDYGLNSSVWTKDTRRGARIAARLRSGTVNVNEAYAAAYGSVRAPMGGMKDSGLGRRHGSEGILKFTEAQTVATQRLLPLAPSFGMDDEKYAAFMTRSLRLLKTLRMR, encoded by the coding sequence ATGACGGATTCGCCAAAGCCCGCAGCCGCGACCGCCGCGACCGCCGCGACCGCGACCCCCGCAGCCGCCGCAGGCGCGACCGCACCGCCCGGCGGGAACCCGGTCGCCCCGGCCGGCACCCGGGGGCCGCAGGACGTCGTCACGCCCGAGGTCCTCGCGCGGCTCACCCGCGGCCTCCGCGGCGAGGGGCGGACCGTGAGCCACACCCCGCTCACCGGCGACAGGCTCGCCGAATATCCCGAGGCCTCGCCCCAGGACGTGGCGGAAGCCTTCCGCGCGGCCCGCACGGCCCAGCGCGCCTGGGCCGCGACGCCGGCCCGCGAGCGGGCCGGCGTACTGCTGAGGTTCCACGACCTGATCCTGGCCCGACAGAGCGACCTGCTGGACCTCATCCAGGTCGAGACGGGCAAAGCCCGCCTGCACGCGCACGAGGAATTGCAGGTCGTCGCGATGTCGGCCCGGCACTACGGGCGCAAGGCCCCGGCGTATCTGGCGCCGAAGCGCCACCAGGGCGCGATCCCGACGCTCACCCGGACGGTGGAGCTGCGCCAGCCCCGCGGGGTCGTGGGGCAGATCGCCCCCTGGAACTACCCCTTCGAGCTGTCGGTGGGCGACGCCCTGCCCGCCCTGGCCGCGGGCAACGCCGTCGTGATGAAGCCGGACACCGAGACCGCGCTGACCGCCCTGTGGGCGCGCGAGCAGATGATCGAGGCGGGGCTGCCGGAGGGCGTGTGGCAGATCGTGATCGGCGACGGGCCGGTCGTCGGCCCGGCGCTGGTCGACCACGCCGACTACGTGTCCTTCACCGGCTCGACCCGTACGGGCCGCGAGGTGGCGCAGCGCGCCGCCGCCCGGCTGATCGGCGCGAGCCTGGAACTGGGCGGCAAGAACGCCCTGTTGGTGCTGCGGGACGCCGACCTCGACAAGGCCGCCGAGGGTGCGGTCCGCGCCTGCTTCGCGTCGGCCGGCCAGCTGTGCATCTCCATCGAGCGGTTGTACGTGGACGAGTCGGTCGCCGACGCCTTCCTGGCCAGATTCACCGAGAGGACCCGGGCGCTGCGGCTCGGGACGGCGCTGGCTTACGGCGCGGGCATGGGATCGCTGGTGGGGCCGCGGCAGTTGGACGTGGTGACCCGCCATGTGGACGAGGCCAGGGAGAAGGGCGCCCAGGTGCTGGCGGGCGGCCGGGCGCGGCCCGACATCGGGCCCTACGTCTACGAGCCGACCGTCCTGGACGGCGTGGAGCCGCCGATGGCGGTGTGCGCCGAGGAGACCTTCGGCCCGGTCGTGTCGGTCTACCGCTTCCGCGACGAGGAGGAGGCCGTCGAGCGCGCCAACGCCACCGACTACGGCCTCAACTCCAGCGTCTGGACGAAGGACACCCGCCGCGGCGCCCGGATCGCGGCCCGGCTGCGCTCCGGCACGGTGAACGTGAACGAGGCGTACGCCGCCGCGTACGGCAGTGTGCGCGCGCCGATGGGCGGTATGAAGGACTCGGGGCTCGGCCGCAGGCACGGCTCCGAGGGCATCCTCAAATTCACCGAGGCCCAGACCGTCGCCACCCAGCGGCTGCTTCCGCTGGCGCCGTCCTTCGGCATGGACGACGAGAAGTACGCGGCTTTCATGACCCGTTCGCTGCGGCTGCTGAAGACCCTGCGGATGCGCTGA
- a CDS encoding TetR/AcrR family transcriptional regulator, producing MTLTRRGAATRHRIIEGAAAEIRRHGVFSVTLDDVLASTTTSKGQLFHYFPGGKEELFLAVARHEAAKVLSDQQPELGALTSWTAWRHWRDKVVARYREQGQNCPLSVAVSQVGHATPGAQAVATELLERWQAEIAAGIRHMQGIGETDRGLDADRAAAALLAGIQGGVLILLSTGSLRHLEAALDQGIAHLRGRPSRGEGGPGGVEGVPGLLDPGDQA from the coding sequence GTGACCCTCACCCGCAGAGGCGCCGCGACGCGGCACCGCATCATCGAGGGAGCCGCAGCCGAAATCCGCCGGCACGGCGTGTTCTCCGTGACGCTCGACGACGTCCTGGCGAGCACCACGACCAGCAAGGGCCAGCTCTTCCACTACTTCCCCGGCGGGAAGGAAGAGCTGTTCCTGGCGGTGGCCCGCCACGAGGCGGCCAAGGTGCTCAGCGACCAGCAGCCCGAGCTGGGCGCGCTCACCTCCTGGACCGCCTGGCGGCACTGGCGCGACAAGGTCGTCGCCCGCTACCGCGAGCAGGGCCAGAACTGCCCGCTCAGCGTCGCGGTCTCCCAGGTCGGGCACGCGACCCCCGGCGCGCAGGCGGTGGCCACCGAACTGCTGGAGCGGTGGCAGGCCGAGATCGCCGCGGGCATCCGCCACATGCAGGGCATCGGCGAGACGGACCGCGGACTGGACGCCGACCGCGCCGCCGCCGCGCTGCTGGCCGGCATCCAGGGCGGTGTGCTGATCCTGCTGTCCACCGGCAGCCTGCGCCACCTCGAAGCCGCGCTGGACCAGGGCATCGCCCACCTGCGCGGGCGGCCCTCACGGGGTGAAGGTGGCCCGGGCGGTGTCGAAGGTGTCCCGGGTCTCCTCGACCCGGGTGATCAGGCCTGA